The DNA window GGCGTCGCCGGTCACGCTCGGTCTGGAGGGTCCCGACCCACCAGCAGCCGCAGTTCGAGAGCCCCTTGTAGTCGAGGTCGACCGGATTCTGCGTGGCGAGCACGGTCCCGACGCCGAACGCGCGGGCCTGCTTGAGGAGCGAGAGGAGCGGCTTCTTCGTCGGCGGCTCTCCCGACGGCGGGAAGAACCCGAAGATCTCGTCGATGTAGATCAGCGCGCGCAAGGACGTGGAGCCGGGCTGCGAGCGGAGCCAGGAGCGGACGCGAGAGAGAAGCGTCGCGACGACGAAGAGCCGCTCGGGGTCGGAGAGGTGCGCGATCGAGAAGATGGAGAGCTTCGCGGGCCCCTCGCCCCCGCCGAGGAGGGCGTCGATGTCGAGCGGCACGCCGCCGCGGAAGGCGGACGTCGCCGGCGAGGCGAGGAGGCCGTTGAGGGCGAGGACGAGGCCGTCGCGCTCCTTCTTCGGGAAGAACGTCTCGAGCGGCAGCGCGCCGATCGCCCCGAACGGCGGCTGCGCCGCCGCGCCGACGAGCGACTCGAGCGTGGCCGTCTCTCCCTTGCCCCAGATCTCCTCGACGCAGCGTGCGAGGAGGATGAACTCGCGGGAGGAGACCGGGTCGGCGTCACGGCCGAGGAGGCCGAGGAGGCCGCCGAGGAAGGCGGTCATCAGGTCGCGCCCCTCCTCGCTCTCTGCGCCGTCGGGCGGCGGCGCGAGCGCGCCGAGGAGGTCGACCTGGACTCCGCTCTTCGAGCCGGGGGTGAAGATCGTGACGACGCGCGAGGCGGCGTATGCGGCGACGTCGGCCGCGGTGATCCCCCAGCTCGCGAGGCCCTCGCTCCACTTCTTCGCTTCGCCCTCGGGCGTTGCCTCTCCCCCTGCGGGAACCCACGGCGCGAACTCGTCCGGGGCGAGGCGCGGGAAGGCGAGCGCGAGGTTTCCGAGGTCCCCCTTCGGGTCGATCGCCAGGACGGGAATCCCCTGCTTGAGAAGCTCCTCGATCAGGAGAATCCCCAGGGCGGTCTTGCCGCTGCCGGTCATCCCGACGATGAGGCCGTGGGTCATGAGGTCGTCCGGGTCGAGCGCGAGCGGCGCGGGTGCCTTCGTCACGGATCGTCCGAGGAACAGCTCGTTGGCCAAGGTGGGACCTCCCGCGTGGAATCGGTGCCGGAGAAGGAGTTTACCGGCCTCGCGGACATAATCGCCGCATGATCGACGGTCGCAGCCCCGCCATCCGGGTCACCCTCATGCCGAAGGACACGAACGCCCACGGCACGATCTTCGGCGGCGTCCTGCTCTCGTACATCGACCTCGCCGGCGCCGTGGCCGCCCGCGCCCATTGCGACTACATGGTCACGGTGAAGATGACGGAGGTCGTCTTCCACGAGCCGGTCTTCGTCGGCGACCTCGTCTCGTTCTATTGCGAGGTGACGCGCATCGGCAGGACGTCGGTCACGATCAAGGTCACCGTCGAGGCGCAGCGCGCGCGGAACCCGGGCGCCGCGGTAAAGGTGACGGAGGCCGAGGTCGTCTACGTGAACGTCGACGAGGAACGCCGGCCGACGCCGATCACGCGGAGACTCTCGCGACCCGATCCCGGCGCGTAGGCGCCCCCACGCGATCGAGGTGGGGACCGCTCCCTGCAGACGACTTCGCAGCACCCGGACCAGGACAGGTGCCCAGCGATACCAGGCCGCCTTCGCAGTAGACGAAGAGCCGCGCGGCTGGCGTGCAGCCGTCATCCAGGCGGAGTTGCGCGCCGGACGCCGACGACGTGAGGGTGACGCAGTCCGGCGGCGCCGAACCCGTTCTCATGAATGGGGCCGTCGGACCCCGGGGGTGGAGCTCATAGATCCTGTCCCGTTCCCGAACCTCGACCCCGTCGGACACGTGCTGTAGCTCGATCGTCGAGAGCGCCCAGGCCCGCCCCGCTCGACCGGGCGGAGAGAAGAGAGCAACGGCCTCGGCGAAACCGTTGCGAAACACGTACGCCCCCCGGAGGTTGTCGGGTACGCAGACGGCGACGTACGTTTCACGCGCGTCCGCCACGGCGTCGCCGACCATCCGGCGCGTGGTGTCCCCGGCCCATCTCCAGTTCAGGTTGACGCGCTGGAGGAGGCCGAAGTACAGGACGAGCAGCGCGCCCCCGGCGAGCCTCCAACCCCGGCGGGACGGTGCGAGGATCGTGACGAGCCAGGCGAGAGCCATCGCAACGAACGCGGACGGAAAGTAGAGGAAACGGTCGCTTTCCGAGGTGAAGAGCCTCGTCGGCAGGCTGATGGCCGGCAGCATGGCCAGGATCCAGCCGAGCGCCGCGAACCGGACCTGACCGAAGCGATGGCGTTGAGTCCCGAACAGGGAACGGGCGACCAGGAACCCGGCGGTCGCCGTGAACGCGATGACGACGGTGGTCACCGCGTCGTACTGGCGCAGGGTGCCGCGGACGCCCAGGAGCCATCCCGGCCAGTAGGCGAGAAGCGACTTCGCCCCATCAATGAAAACCGTCTCGATGAAGGCGCCTGGTCCCGGCAGCCCCCCTCCCGGGGGGCGAAAGGGATGCTCGAGGAGTCCGACGCGAGCCGCCAGGTACGCCCCGAGAACGGCCACGTGCGGGAGGATGAACAACGCGTCGTTCCGGACCGCTCTCTCCGCGTCAGCGGCCGGCCGCCGCCATCGGATGAGGGCACCGATGATCAGGGGCAAGGCGGCCGCGGACTCCTTGCTCGCCAATGCACCGGCGTAGGACGCTGCCGACAGCACCAGCCATACGCTCCGGCGGGAACGCTCCCAGCCAAGCCACGCGACCAGCGAGGCCAGGGCGAGGAGGGCGGCCAGGAGATCACACCGCCCCGACACCCATGCCACCGCCTCGGCGTGCGAGGGGGCGACGAGGAAGAGGGCTGCCGCGAGGACCGCCGCCCGCAACGCGCCCCGCTCGTTCTCCGGATCGCGACTGCGCCGGGCGAGGCCATGCACGAGGACGCCGACCAGAACGGAGCAGAGGGCGTGCAGGAGGACGTTGTGCACGTGGTAGAAGGCGGGCTGCAACCCCCACAGGGCATGGTCGGCGGCCAGCGACACCGAGGTCAGCGGCCTCAGGAAGACTCCGCCTCCGCACCACAGCCCGGCTGCCCCTCTCGATCCCAGGATGGCCAGGTGGCTGAAATCGTCCGACACGAAGAACGCCCCCAGAACGATCCCGTAGGCGCCGAGGGCAGCGAGAGTCGCCGTCGCGACCCACACCGACGGGCGTTCGAACATTCTGGACACGAAAGCCCCTCCGCAAGCAGCTCGACGGCAACATCATGCCAGATCCTGGACGCCGACGACCCTTCAGCGCGTGCCGGCTTGCAGTCGGAGAGCCGACCCGGTCGACAGGAAAGCACCGGCGGACGCCGTTCCCCGATTCACTCCTCGCGGTGTGGCGCCGTGCGAGTCTTCTTCACCTTCGCGTCCCGCTTCTTCGATTCGATCCGCCGCTCGCGCGACCCGGCCGAAGGCCGCGTGGCACGGCGCCGCTTCGGAACGACGAGCGCCCTGGTGACGAGGGCACGCACCTTCTCCCGCGCCGTCTCGAGGTTCCGGTGAAAGTCCCGGCTCTCCCCCGCCGTCACACGCAGGCGCCCTTCCGCGTCGCGGCGCCCTTCGGCCAGCGCCGCGAGGCGGCCTCGCGCACCCTCGTCGAGGCCTTCGACGAGAGCGAGGTCGACGACGAGCTCGGCCTTCGACGCGACCTTGTTGACGTTCTGGCCGCCGGGACCACCCGAGCGGACGCCCCGCGCCTCGAGTGCGGCGGCGGGAATCCTCACTCCGGAAACGATGTCGATGGGGTCGGGCATGGTCGAAGGGAATCGTGACACAGCGGAGCGGGAATCGGGCAGGGAGACGGGCCGTAAGATAACGGCCGAAGACGCCCCGTGGGAAACATCGCCGAGGACCTGCGACAGTACACCCGGTGGCTCCCTGCAGCCGTCGCGGATCTTGCCGTGGCGCTCCTTGCGGTGGGTGGATCCACGGCCCTCGTCAGGCTGATCGAACTGAACTCGACGACGGCCGGCCTGGTCCTCCTGGTGGTCGTCCTCGGCATCGCCCTCGCGCGAGGGCTGCGCGCCGCGGTGATCGGCGCCTTCGCCGCGACGCTCGCCTTCAACTTCTTCTTCCTGCCGCCCCTTCACACTTTCACGATCGCCGAGCCCGCGAACTGGGTCGCGCTCTTCTGCTTCCTGATCGTGGCGGTCGTCGTGAGCCGGCTCGTCCTCCAGGCGCGCGAGCAGGCCGCCGACGCCCTGCGGCGACGCCGGGAGATCGAGGTTCTCTACGACCTCTCGGTCGACCTCTTCACCACCACGAATCGCGTCGGCGTCCTCGGCGAGGCCGCCGCGAGGGCCCTTCGCTCCGTCGGCGCAGGCGGCGGCGGGCTTCTCGAGAACGCCGAGGGAAGCAATCGTCCGACGGTCGTCTCCTGGTCCGGACGCGACCTGGCTCCCGAGCACGAACGCCTCGTCCAGGTCGTCCTCGACCGGGGAGAGGTCGCGGAAGTGCCGGCGCCGGGCGGCGCACGCGACGTCTACTTCCCGCTCCTCGTCGGCGGGAAAGCCAGCGGCGTCCTCGTCGTGCTCGAGACGCAGGCGGGCCGGACCGTGCTCGACCCGGTCGCCCGGCTCGTCGCCCTCGCCATCGAGCGGGAACGCTTCCTCTTGGAGAACGCTCACCTCGAGGCCCTCCGCCAGAGCGAGAGCCTGAAGACTTCCCTCCTGCGCGCCGTCTCGCACGACCTGCGGAGCCCCCTCACGGCGATCGGCCTCTCGATCGAGAGCCTCCGGCGGCGGCTCGCAGGGCAGGCCGAAGCCCGGACGGCGCTCGACGACCTCGCGCGAGAGAGCGGCCGGCTCGCCCGCCGGATCGACAACCTCCTCGCCCTCGCCCGCCTGGAAGCGGGCCGGAGCGTCCCCCACGCGGAGCCGACCCCCCCGGCGGACCTCTTCCGGGCGGCGAGGGAAGGGCTCTCTCTCGTGCTCGTCGCGCACCCCGTGCACGTGTCGATCGCGGCCGACTGCCCCGACGCTTTCGCCGACCCGTCGCTCGTCGTCGAGGTCCTCGTCAACCTCGTCGAGAACGCGGCCCGAGCCGCGCCCGACGGGACGGCCGTCGAGCTGGCGGCGGCCCGCCACCCGGTCGAGCCCAGCCTCGTCCGTCTCGAGGTCGCCGACAGGGGCCCCGGCTTCGTCCCGGAAGCCCTTCCCGGAGCGGAAGGGGAACTCGCCGACGGCGGTCGCAGGGGTCTGGGCCTCGAGATCGCGCGCGGCCTCGCCGTCGCGAACGGCGGCCACCTGTCGTTGCATCCGCGACCCGGCGGCGGGACGATCGCCCGGGTGGACCTGCCCGCCGCCCCGCCTGTCGAAGGGATGGAGACGTGATCCGGACGAGCGCCTGTGTCCTCGTCGTCGAGGACGACCCCACGATCCGCAGGGGTCTCGCCGCAGAGCTGACCGAAGCGGGCTACGAGGTCCTCGAGGCGCCGGAGGGCCGCCAGGGGCTCGCGCTCTTCGAACAGGGGGCGCCGGACCTCGTCCTCACCGACCTCGCCATGCCCGTCGCCGACGGTTTCGAGCTGATCCGCGGGATCCGCAGGTCGGGTGCGACACCGATCGTCGTCCTCTCCGTCCGCGGCGCGGACGTCGACAAGATCCGGGCCCTCGACCTCGGCGCGGACGACTTCGTCACGAAGCCGTTCTCAGTCCCGGAGCTCCTCGCGCGCCTGCGCGCCCAGCTCCGACGGAGCGGCGTCGTCCCGGCCCGGACCGTCCTCGAGTTCGACGGCCTCTCGATCGACCTCGAACGGCGGCGCGTCGTCCAGGAGAGGCGCGAGGTGAAGCTGACGCCGACGGAGTTCGCCATCCTCGAGCTCCTCGCGACGAACGCCGGGAAGCCCATCACGACGGCCCGGATCATCGCCCGCGTCTGGAGGGGGGCGCCGGGAACGACGGTCGACGTCGTCCGCGTCCACGTCGGCACCATGCGAAAGAAGCTCGAGCCCGACCCGGCCACGCCGCGCTACGTCGTCACGGAGCCGTGGGTCGGCTACAGGTTCGTCGCCGAGCCGCTCCCGGACTGACGGGCCCTCAGACCTCCGACTGGATCGGCATGATTACCGAGTGCATTCCCTCCATCTGGAGGCGCCGTTGCAGCGCGAACGGCGTCTGGTTGTGCAGGAGCCGGTTCAGGGCGTTTTCCTGGGGAAAGACGAGCTTCGACATGAAGAAGATCGGCCGGTCCCAGTCGCCCTTGACCTTCAGGCAGAGGTCGACGAGCTCGTCGAGGAGGTCCGTGCCGACGGAGAGATGGTGCTCCGCGGCCAGGCCGTTGCCGCGCGCGAACTCGACGTAGCGGACGAGATCCCTCTCGGTCTCCTTCCGGAGGTTCTCGAGCTCGCGCGTCCCCTTGAAGCTGGCCGAATCGACGACGCCGACCGACAGGAAGATGCAGTGCTTGAAGTAGCCCGGGAAGTAGCGCTGGACGTTCAGGAAGGAGTGCATCCCGAGGCCGTTGAAACCGGAGACGAGAAAGACGGCCGTCGGCGTTCCGCGTTTCGGCGGCTCGATCCTCGGGAACGAGCCGGTGTCGCGCGGCTTCGGCGGACGGAGGGTCGTCAGGACGTCGTCCGTCCGCTTCAGCAGAAGCCGGAGCGAGCTGTAGTGCCTCCGAACGAGAACGCAGAGCCCCACGACGGAACCCGTGATCAGGACCGTGACCCAGCCTCCCGCCCGGAACTTCATCAGCACGGTGGCCGCCAGGAGCGTGGCCGTGAGCGAGAGGCCGAGGCCGTTGATCGCGAGGTGACGCTTCCACGCCGGGTCCTCGCGCCTCACCTTCCACCAGTGGACGCACATGCCGAGCTGGGAGAGGCTGAAGGTCAGGAAGACGTTGATCGAGTACATGATCACGATCACGTCGATCGACCCGCCCGTGTAGAGCAGTATCCCGACCGCGGCTCCCCCCATGACCAGGATCCCGTTCTGCGTCACGAGCCGGTCCGAGAGCAGGCTGAACCGGTGCGGGACCCAGGAGTCGATCGCCATGTTCGACAGGACGCGGGGCCCGTCGAGGAACCCGGCCTGGGCCCCGACGAAGAGGAGCGCTCCCTCGGCGACGAGCGTCAACAGCAGAAAGCCGCCGGAAAGTGAGCCCGGCCCGAGAGCTTCGGTCGCCAGCTTCTCCGTCAGGACCGCGTTGAGCGTCCGGCCCGGGGCCCGATGCACTCCGGCCAGGAGGTAGCAGAGGATCAATCCTCCCGCCGTGAGGGAGAGCGAGACCGCCATGTAGAGCATCGTCCGGCGCCCCGTCTGGACGCGCGGCTCCTTCAGGATCTGGAGCCCGTTCGAGATCGCCTCGATTCCCGTGTAGGTTCCGCCGCCCATCGAGAAGGCCCGGAGGAGGAGGGCAAGCGTTCCGAAGGCCCCGAGCGCCGTCCACGTCTCGCGGGTCTCCCGGGCCGTCGCCGACACGACCTCGGGCATCGCCGAGGCGTGGCTGCCGATTCCGAAGGCGATGAGGAGGACGTGCGTCACCAGGAAGAGGAGAAAGATGGGAACCAGTACGAGGACGGATTCCTTCACCCCTCGAAGGTTCAGGACGATGAGGAAGGTGACGAGGATCAGCGCGAGGACGAGCTGCTCCTTCTGGGTCACGACCCTCGGCGCGAGGGAGCAGAGCGCCGCGACCGAGGCCGCCACCTGCATCGCGATCGTCATCGCGTAGTCGACGACGAGGGCCGAGCCCGACACGACGCCCGCCCCCTTCCCGAGGAGGCTCGTCGCGACGAGGTAGCCGCCGCCGCCGGAAGGGAACAGGGAAATGATCTGGGCGTACGAGGCGGAGATGACGGCGATCGTCACCATCATGGCGATCGCGAGGAACACCGCGAGGTGGCTGTGCTCCCCCAGGGTGATGAACGCCTCTTCCGGGCCGTAGCAGGACGAGGAGAGCCCGTCCGCCCCGAGCCCGACCCAGGCGAGGAAAGCGGCGAGCGAGAGGTGGTGGAAAACCCTGGGGTCGAGGGGGTCGCGGCTCTTTCCGATGACGAGTCGCCGCGCGGCCTGGAGGATCGACATGACCAGCCGGCAACTCTACCGGCCGGGTGCGGCCTCGCGGAAGGGCTCAGACCCTCCGGTGGCCTTCCGACGGGTCGATCTTTAGCCTTTCTTTAGATCGCTGGGTTCTGCTCGAGGCCACGCGCCTCGCCTGGCTCGCGGCGGCCCTTCTTTGCGCTTTCTTTCGCCCCCCTTCCGGACTTCTTGACGCGCGCAGGGGCACCTTCCCCATCGGAAGGAGTCCCCCATGACCACCCTCCTCGTCCTCCTCGCCGTCTCAGCGGTCCTGTTCGTCGTCGAATCGTCCGGGACCAGGCCGGGCGACCCACTTTGAGCACACCCGGTGGCCCCGTGCCCGGAGAGAACGCCCGATGACGGACGCCCTGCTCGTCCTGGCGACGCTTCTCCTCGGAGGGCTCGCTCTCCTCTACGTCCGCGGCTGTGCCGCCCTCCTCGAGAGGGACCGTGATGAGCGCTGAGTCTGCCCTCGGTCTCGTCCTGTCGGCGCTGGCGCTCGCCTACCTCCTATTTGCCCTGCTGAGGCCGGAGAAGCTCTGAAGTGACGACACTCGCGTTCCTCAAGATCGCGGTTTACTTCCTCCTCGTCCTCGCCGTGACGAAGCCCCTCGGCCTCTACATGCGCCGGGTTTTCTCCGGCGAGAAGACGTTTCTCGACCCCGCTCTCGGTCCCCTGGAGCGTCTCGTCTACCGCCTGGGCGGCGTCGAGGCGAGGAAGGAGCAGGACTGGAAGGCGTACGCCTCCTCCCTGCTCGTCTTCTCCGTCCTCGGCGTCCTCGGCGTCTACGCCGTCGAGCGGCTTCAGGGTCTCCTGCCGCTGAACCCCGACCGCCTCCCCGCCGTGCCGCCCGCCCTCGCCTGGAACACGGCGGTGTCGTTCGTCACGAACACGAACTGGCAGGCCTACACGGGCGAGACGACGATGTCGCACCTGACCCAGATGGCGGCGCTCGCCCTTCAGAACTTTCTCTCGGCCGCCACCGGCATCGCAATCGCGGTCGCCGTGATCCGGGGGATCGCCCGCGCCGAGGCGAAGACGATTGGGAACTTCTGGGTCGACCTGACGCGTTCGACCCTCTGGGTCCTCCTTCCCATCTCGCTCGTCGCCGCGATCGCCCTGATGTCTCAGGGCGTCGTCCAGACCTTCTCGGCTTCGGCGGGGGTCACGACGCTCGACGGCGCGACGCAGACGATCCCGCTCGGCCCGGTCGCCTCCCAGGAGGCGATCAAGGAGCTCGGGACGAACGGCGGCGGCTTCTTCAACGCCAACTCCTCACACCCGTACGAGAACCCGACGCCCGCGACGAACCTGCTCGAGATGCTCCTCATCTTCGCCATCCCGGCTGGCCTGACCTACACGTTGGGATCCATGACCGGAAAGCTCCGGCACGGATGGGCGGTCTTCGGGGCCATGAGCCTTCTGTTCCTCGCCGGCGCGGGCGTCACGGCCTGGGCCGAGACGCGGGGCAACCCGATCCATCACGCCGCCGGGGTCGACGCCGCGGCCGGGAACATGGAGGGCAAGGAGGTCCGCTTCGGACCGGGCGACACCGCCCTCTTCGCCACGATCACGACGGCCGCATCGTGCGGCGCCGTGAACGGGATGCATGATTCCTTCACACCCCTCGGCGGCCTCGTCCCGCTCGTCAACATCCAGCTCGGCGAGGTGATATTCGGCGGCGTCGGCGCGGGCCTCTACGGCGTCTTCGTCTTCGTCGTCCTCTCGGTCTTCATTGCCGGGCTGATGGTGGGCCGGACGCCCGAGTACCTCGGCAAGAAGATCGAAGGGGCGGAGGTGAAGCTCGCGATGCTCGCCGTCCTCGTCCTGACGTTCTGCATCCTGGTCGGGACGGCGGCCGCCGTCACGACGAAGACCGGCCTCTCCAGCCTCGCGAACGCCGGCCCCCACGGCCTCTCAGAGGCCCTCTACGCCTTCACGAGCGCGGCCGGCAACAACGGCAGCGCCTTCGCGGGGCTCAACGCGAACACGGACTTCTTCAACGCCCTCCTCGGCGTTTCGATGTTCTTCGGGCGGTTCCTGATGATCGTCCCGATCCTCGGGATGGCCGGGTCGCTCGCGGCGAAGAAGAGACAGGCGGAGTCCGCCGGGACCTTTCCCGTCGACGGCCCTCTCTTCACCCTCCTCCTCGCCGGCGTGATCCTCGTCGTCGGGGCCCTCACCTTCTTTCCCGTCCTCTCCCTCGGTCCGGTCGTCGAACACCTCCTGATGGCCGCGGGCCGGACGTTCTGAGGCGGAACCGATGACCAAGCCCTCCGAGATCAAGCTGCTCGACCGCGCCCTTCTCACCCGGGCCGCGGCCGTCTCCTTCCGCAAGCTCCACCCGCGCCACACGGCGAGAAACCCCGTCATGTTCGTCGTCGAGGCTGGCGCCGTCCTCGCGACGCTCGCCCTCCTCGGGGTCGGGACGCGCGGGTCCCTCCTCCTTCCAGCTCCAGGTCGTCCTCTGGCTCTGGGCGACCGTCCTCTTCGCGAACTTCGCCGAGGCGGTCGCCGAGGGGCGCGGAAAAGCCCAGGCCGATTCGCTCCGCCGGACGAAGACGGACTCCGTCGCGCGGCGCCTCGTCGGTCCCGAACGACGCGAAGAGAGCGTCCCTTCCTCCACGCTCCGGAAGGGCGACCTCGTCGTCGTCGAGGTGAACCAGCTGATTCCGGGCGACGGGACCGTCGTCGAGGGGATCGCGTCGGTCGACGAATCCGCCGTTACCGGCGAATCGGCCCCGGTGATCCGGGAGGCGGGGGGCGACCGTTCGGCGGTCACCGGCGGGACGAAGGTCCTCTCCGACCGGATCGTCGTCGAGATCACCTCCGAGCCCGGCTCGACCTTCCTCGACCGGATGATCAAGCTCGTCGAGGGCGCCGAGCGGCAGAAGACGCCGAACGAGATCGCCCTCGACATCCTCCTCGCGGGCCTGACGATCGTCTTCCTCTTCGCGACAATCACCCTGCGGCCCTTCGCCCTTTACTCGAGGAGCGACCTTTCCCCGACCGTCCTCGTGGCCCTTCTCGTCTGTCTCATCCCGACGACGATCGGCGGCCTCCTCTCGGCCATCGGCATCGCGGGGATGGACCGCGTCCTTCGCCACAATGTTCTCGCCATGTCGGGCCGGGCCGTCGAGGCCTCGGGCGACGTCAACGTCCTCCTCCTCGACAAGACGGGAACGATCACGCTCGGCAACCGCCAGGCGGCCGAGCTCTTCCCGGCGCCCGGTGTCGACGCCCGCGAGCTGGCCGAGCTGGCCCAGCTCGCCTCGCTCGCCGACGAGACGCCCGAGGGGCGCTCGATCGTCATCCTCGCCAAGGAGAGACACGGAATCCGGGGTCGCGAGCTGCGCGATCTGCACGCCCACTTCGTCCCGTTCACCGCCCGGACGCGGATGTCGGGCCTCGACTTCGAAGGAGGACGAAAGGTACGGAAGGGGGCGGCCGACACGGTCGACGCGTTCGTGAGGGCCGCGGGCGGGAGCTTTCCCGACGAGGTCCGCCGCGACGTCGCCCGGATCTCCGGCGAGGGGGGGACGCCCCTCGTCGTCACCGACGGCGGGAAGGTCGCCGGGACGATCTATCTCCAGGACGTCGTCAAGGGCGGGATGAAGGAACGGTTCGACCGCCGCCGGGCCATGGGAATCCGGACGGTGATGATCACGGGCGACAACCCGCTCACCGCGGCGAGCATCGCGAGGGAGGCCGGCGTCGACGACTTCCTCGCCGAGGCGACGCCCGAAGACAAGCTCGCCCTCATCCGGAAGGAGCAGGCCAGCGGGAACCTCGTGGCGATGACCGGCGACGGGACGAACGATGCCCCGGCGCTCGCCCAGGCCGACGTCGGGATGGCGATGAACACGGGGACCCAGGCGGCGAAGGAAGCCGGGAACATGGTGGACCTCGACTCGAACCCGACGAAGCTCATCGAGGTCGTCGAGATCGGCAAGCAGCTCCTGATGACGCGGGGCGCGCTGACGACCTTCTCCATCTCGAACGACGTGGCGAAGTACTTCGCGATCCTCCCCGCTCTCTTCGTCGCGACCTTTCCCCAGCTCCAGGCTCTCAACGTCATGAAGCTCGCCACGGCCGAGAGCGCGATCCTCTCGGCCGTCATCTTCAACGCGCTCATCATCGTCGCCCTCATCCCGCTCGCGCTCCGGGGGGTCTCGTACCGGCCCCTCGGCGCGGGGCGAATACTCCGCCGCAACCTCCTGATCTACGGTCTCGGGGGCCTCACCGCCCCGTTCGTCGGGATCAAGGCGATCGACCTCCTCCTCGTGGCGCTGAAGCTGGCCTGAGGTGACCTCCGTGAAAGAGCACGTCTTCGTCTCCGTCCGCCTCCTCGTCGTCTTCACCCTTCTCCTCGGTTTCGGCTATCCCGCAGCCGTCTGGGCCATCGGCCGCGTCGCCTTCCGGGACACGGCCGGCGGTTCGTTCGTCTCCCGAGACGGAAAGGCCGTCGGTTCCTCGCTCATCGGCCAGGCCACGACCTCCACCGGGCTCTTCCGGACGCGCCCGTCCGCGGCCGGCGGTGGCTACGACGCCGCGGCTTCGTCGGGCTCGAATCTCGGCCCGACTTCGAAGGCTCTCGCCGACCGGGTAACCGCGGAGGTCGCGAAGGCGCGCGCGGAGAACCCCGCTACGAAGGGACCCGTCCCGGCCGATGCCGTGACCGCATCGGGCTCCGGCCTCGACCCGCACGTCTCTCCCGAGTTCGCGCTCTGGCAGGTGCCGCGCGTCGCGAAGGAGACCGGGATCCCCCGCGGCCGACCTCGAGGGGCCTGGTCGCGCGCCGCACCGAAGGCCGCTTACTCGGGCTCTTCGGCGAGCCGCGTGTGAACGTCCTCATGCTGAACCTCGACGTGAGGGAGAGCTCCAGGACCATTCCGCGACCGTGACGCCCCGATAATCGAGATCGTGCCGAGAGCCACAGACGACCGGCGCCCCGACCCCGAGGCTTTTCTCCGAAAGCGTCGCGGGACGCCCGCCTCGGGAAGCTCAAGGTCTACCTCGGGATGGCGGCCGGCGTCGGAAAGACCTACAAGATGCTCGACGACGCCCACGGCCTGAGGCGCCACGGGACGGACGTCGTCGTCGGGTACGTCGAGACACATGGGAGACCGGAGACCGAAGCCCGGATCGGCGACCTCGAGGTCGTCCCGCGCAAGCAGGTCAGCTACCAGGGGGTCGTTCTCCCTGAGATGGACCTCGACGCCATCCTGAAGCGCCGGCCGGACGCCGTCGTCGTCGACGAGCTGGCCCACACGAACGCGCCGGGCAGCCGGAACGAGAAGCGCTGGAAGGACGTGGAGGAGATCCTCGCAGCGGGGATCTCGGTGATGGCCGCCGTGAACGTCCAGCACCTCGAGGGGGTCCAGGACGTCGTCGGCTCCGTCACCGGGATCGAGGTTCGGGAGCGCCTTCCAGACCGCATCGTCAGGGACGCCGACGCCCTCGTCGTCGTCGACCTTCCCGTCGAGGAGCTGAGGGAGCGGATTCGCGTCGGCAAGGTCTATACGGCCGAGAAGGCGGAGCAGGCCCTCTCGAGCTTCTTCACCGAAGAGAAGCTCACGCGCCTCAGGGAGCTGACGCTCTTCCAGACGGCGGACCACATCGAGGCCGACGCCCACGACAGCGGCACGCTCGAGGCACCCGCGCCCCAGGCCCGCGTCGCCGTCGCGATCCCCCTCGCCCCGGAAATCGCGAGAAAGTTGATCCTGCGCGCCTCCCGGACGGCGGGCCGGATGAACACGCGGTGGTTCGCCCTCCACGTGCGGCGGTCGCGCGAGCGCCCCGAG is part of the Holophagales bacterium genome and encodes:
- a CDS encoding APC family permease → MSILQAARRLVIGKSRDPLDPRVFHHLSLAAFLAWVGLGADGLSSSCYGPEEAFITLGEHSHLAVFLAIAMMVTIAVISASYAQIISLFPSGGGGYLVATSLLGKGAGVVSGSALVVDYAMTIAMQVAASVAALCSLAPRVVTQKEQLVLALILVTFLIVLNLRGVKESVLVLVPIFLLFLVTHVLLIAFGIGSHASAMPEVVSATARETRETWTALGAFGTLALLLRAFSMGGGTYTGIEAISNGLQILKEPRVQTGRRTMLYMAVSLSLTAGGLILCYLLAGVHRAPGRTLNAVLTEKLATEALGPGSLSGGFLLLTLVAEGALLFVGAQAGFLDGPRVLSNMAIDSWVPHRFSLLSDRLVTQNGILVMGGAAVGILLYTGGSIDVIVIMYSINVFLTFSLSQLGMCVHWWKVRREDPAWKRHLAINGLGLSLTATLLAATVLMKFRAGGWVTVLITGSVVGLCVLVRRHYSSLRLLLKRTDDVLTTLRPPKPRDTGSFPRIEPPKRGTPTAVFLVSGFNGLGMHSFLNVQRYFPGYFKHCIFLSVGVVDSASFKGTRELENLRKETERDLVRYVEFARGNGLAAEHHLSVGTDLLDELVDLCLKVKGDWDRPIFFMSKLVFPQENALNRLLHNQTPFALQRRLQMEGMHSVIMPIQSEV
- a CDS encoding potassium-transporting ATPase subunit F, whose translation is MSAESALGLVLSALALAYLLFALLRPEKL
- the kdpA gene encoding potassium-transporting ATPase subunit KdpA, with the translated sequence MTTLAFLKIAVYFLLVLAVTKPLGLYMRRVFSGEKTFLDPALGPLERLVYRLGGVEARKEQDWKAYASSLLVFSVLGVLGVYAVERLQGLLPLNPDRLPAVPPALAWNTAVSFVTNTNWQAYTGETTMSHLTQMAALALQNFLSAATGIAIAVAVIRGIARAEAKTIGNFWVDLTRSTLWVLLPISLVAAIALMSQGVVQTFSASAGVTTLDGATQTIPLGPVASQEAIKELGTNGGGFFNANSSHPYENPTPATNLLEMLLIFAIPAGLTYTLGSMTGKLRHGWAVFGAMSLLFLAGAGVTAWAETRGNPIHHAAGVDAAAGNMEGKEVRFGPGDTALFATITTAASCGAVNGMHDSFTPLGGLVPLVNIQLGEVIFGGVGAGLYGVFVFVVLSVFIAGLMVGRTPEYLGKKIEGAEVKLAMLAVLVLTFCILVGTAAAVTTKTGLSSLANAGPHGLSEALYAFTSAAGNNGSAFAGLNANTDFFNALLGVSMFFGRFLMIVPILGMAGSLAAKKRQAESAGTFPVDGPLFTLLLAGVILVVGALTFFPVLSLGPVVEHLLMAAGRTF
- a CDS encoding sensor histidine kinase KdpD; the protein is MAAGVGKTYKMLDDAHGLRRHGTDVVVGYVETHGRPETEARIGDLEVVPRKQVSYQGVVLPEMDLDAILKRRPDAVVVDELAHTNAPGSRNEKRWKDVEEILAAGISVMAAVNVQHLEGVQDVVGSVTGIEVRERLPDRIVRDADALVVVDLPVEELRERIRVGKVYTAEKAEQALSSFFTEEKLTRLRELTLFQTADHIEADAHDSGTLEAPAPQARVAVAIPLAPEIARKLILRASRTAGRMNTRWFALHVRRSRERPERLSARQHRALTENVELAMTLGATFVVRRRRTWPPRSSDSSARRPSPS